A stretch of the Oryzias melastigma strain HK-1 unplaced genomic scaffold, ASM292280v2 sc01869, whole genome shotgun sequence genome encodes the following:
- the LOC112139494 gene encoding dedicator of cytokinesis protein 1, giving the protein MAFVRLMRKDGTTLRDGRHDLIVYKADVKKSEDAKVYLTLPATWSEVEEKQNQTGKPFQHSGAIPVTKDSFQIATLTCSTKLTQNVDLLGLLNWRSNSEDLDKILQRLMEVEGGEIVKFLQDTLDALFNIMMETSQKDTYDTLVFDALVGLHLNIV; this is encoded by the exons ATGGCCTTTGTCAGACTCATGAGAAAAGATGGGACCACACTGAGAGACGGCAGGCATGACCTTATCGTCTATAAG GCGGATGTGAAAAAATCAGAGGATGCAAAGGTTTATCTCACCTTGCCGGCAACCTGGTCTgaagtggaggagaagcagaaccaAACGGGGAAGCCGTTTCAGCATTCAGGAGCCATTCCTGTGACTAAAGACAGCTTCCAGATCGCCACTCTCACCTGCTCCACTAAACTCACTCAGAATG tggaCCTGCTTGGCCTTCTGAACTGGAGGTCTAACTCAGAAGATCTTGACAAGATCTTGCAAAGACTCATGGAGGTGGAAGGAGGAGAAATAGTAAAG tttCTCCAGGACACTCTCGATGCTTTGTTCAACATCATGATGGAAACTTCCCAAAAGGACACATATGACACCTTGGTGTTTGATGCTCTGGTTGGTcttcatttaaatattgtttaa